One window of the Peptacetobacter hiranonis genome contains the following:
- a CDS encoding restriction endonuclease subunit S: MDDIATISRGGNLQKKDFVENGKPCIHYGQIYTHFGVSSDKTLTFVNDEVFEKSKTAKTGDIVMAVTSENIEDVCSCTAWLGDEEIAVSGHTAIIKHNQNAKYMSYFFRSSSFFGQKKKLAHGTKVIEVTPSKLGGIEIMLPSIEEQERIVSILDRFDSLCNDITSGIPAEIEARQKQYEYYRDKLLTFE, from the coding sequence TTGGATGATATTGCAACAATTTCACGTGGTGGTAATTTACAGAAAAAGGACTTTGTAGAAAATGGAAAACCTTGTATTCATTATGGTCAGATTTACACACACTTTGGTGTTTCTTCGGATAAAACATTAACTTTTGTTAATGATGAAGTATTTGAAAAATCAAAAACCGCAAAAACAGGTGATATTGTTATGGCGGTTACTAGTGAGAATATTGAAGATGTATGTTCTTGTACTGCATGGCTTGGAGATGAAGAAATTGCAGTTAGTGGTCATACGGCAATCATCAAACATAATCAGAATGCAAAATATATGTCGTACTTCTTCCGTTCAAGTTCATTCTTTGGGCAGAAGAAAAAATTAGCACATGGTACAAAGGTAATTGAAGTAACACCAAGCAAATTGGGTGGTATTGAAATTATGCTACCTTCAATAGAAGAACAAGAAAGAATTGTATCTATACTTGATAGATTTGATTCATTATGTAACGATATCACATCAGGGATACCTGCTGAAATTGAAGCAAGACAAAAACA
- a CDS encoding restriction endonuclease subunit S, producing MSKLEELIKELCPNGVEYKYLGDICEIKTGKGITKKDITENGKYPIISGGKEPMGLYHLSNRKANTVTISRVGANSGFVNYIEVDFYLNDKCFSIIPISKYEKKIDSKYIYEYLKNNEEKISAMQSEGGVPTINTKKVSSIAIAVPPLEVQREIVRILDSFTLLTKELIKELAAELTARKKQYEYYRNELISINIVKSNVSKLNEIAEIYDGTHQTPEYKSKGIPFISVENIDDIYSSNKFISEEAYSKYKIKPQVDDLFMTRIGSIGKCAIMTQPKDLAYYVSLALIRPNKKLLDVRYLKHYIESSLGTKELAKRTLHHAVPIKINKDDIGKIVIKYPTIDIQRRIADVLDNFDAICSDLKIGLPAEIEARQKQYEYYRDLLLTFAETGKIIATDRQTDRQTDRQTDRQTDRQTDRQTDKQ from the coding sequence ATGAGTAAATTAGAAGAATTAATTAAAGAGTTGTGTCCTAATGGTGTGGAATATAAATATTTGGGTGATATATGTGAGATAAAAACGGGAAAAGGAATCACAAAGAAGGATATTACAGAAAATGGAAAATATCCTATTATAAGTGGTGGAAAAGAACCTATGGGATTATATCATTTATCAAATAGAAAAGCTAATACTGTTACAATATCAAGAGTAGGTGCTAATTCGGGGTTTGTTAATTACATTGAAGTTGATTTTTATCTAAATGATAAATGCTTTTCTATTATTCCGATTAGTAAATATGAAAAGAAAATAGATAGTAAATACATATATGAATATTTGAAAAATAATGAGGAAAAAATAAGTGCTATGCAAAGTGAGGGTGGTGTGCCAACTATAAATACAAAAAAAGTATCAAGTATAGCTATTGCTGTACCTCCTTTGGAGGTACAACGTGAAATAGTCCGTATCTTGGACTCTTTCACGTTACTTACAAAAGAGCTTATAAAAGAGCTTGCAGCCGAGCTTACAGCTCGTAAGAAACAATATGAATATTATAGAAATGAATTAATCTCAATAAATATAGTGAAATCAAATGTTTCTAAATTAAATGAAATAGCTGAGATTTATGATGGCACACATCAAACGCCAGAGTACAAATCAAAAGGTATTCCTTTTATAAGTGTTGAAAATATAGACGATATCTATTCTAGTAATAAGTTTATTAGTGAAGAAGCCTATTCAAAATATAAAATCAAACCACAAGTTGATGATTTGTTTATGACTAGAATTGGTTCAATTGGAAAATGTGCAATTATGACACAACCTAAAGATCTAGCCTATTATGTATCATTGGCTTTAATACGACCTAATAAAAAACTTTTAGATGTTAGATATTTAAAACATTATATAGAGAGTAGCTTAGGAACAAAGGAATTAGCAAAAAGAACTCTTCACCATGCTGTTCCAATTAAAATTAACAAAGATGATATTGGTAAAATTGTAATAAAATATCCAACTATTGATATTCAGAGAAGAATAGCAGATGTTCTTGACAATTTTGATGCTATCTGTTCTGATCTTAAGATTGGTCTGCCAGCAGAAATTGAAGCAAGACAAAAACAGTATGAATATTATCGTGATTTACTATTGACATTTGCTGAAACTGGTAAGATAATCGCGACAGACAGACAGACAGACAGACAGACAGACAGACAGACAGACAGACAGACAGACAGACAGACAGACAGACAGACAGACAAGCAATAA
- a CDS encoding type I restriction-modification system subunit M, with amino-acid sequence MAIDNKKEQERDELHRAIWAIADELRGAVDGWDFKNYVLGTMFYRYISENITNYINEGEREAGDTDFDYACLSDEYAEEAREGLIEEKGFFILPSELFCNVRAKAKDDDNLNETLERVFRHIEESAKGSESESDFAGLFDDFDVNNNKLGSTVAKRNEKLCKLLDGIADMNLGYVKNHDIDAFGDAYEYLMTMYASNAGKSGGEFFTPADVSELLTRLGTVGKTEINKVYDPACGSGSLLLKAEKLLGKDKIRNGFYGQEINITTYNLCRINMFLHDIGFDKFNIACEDTLTAPAHWDDEPFELIVSNPPYSIKWAGNDNPLLINDPRFAPAGVLAPKSKADLAFIMHSLSWLAPNGTAAIVCFPGIMYRGGAEQKIRKYLIDNNFVDCIIQLPSNLFFGTSIATCIMVLKKNKSDNRTLFIDATNEFVKATNNNHMTQENMDKIVDCFANRNEVKHFSHLATYDEVAENDYNLSVSTYVEAEDTREKIDIVKLNAEIKEIVAREEALRKAIDEIIAEIEVQ; translated from the coding sequence ATGGCAATTGATAATAAAAAAGAACAGGAACGTGATGAGCTTCATCGTGCTATCTGGGCAATCGCTGATGAATTACGTGGTGCAGTAGATGGTTGGGATTTTAAAAACTATGTGCTTGGCACGATGTTTTATAGATATATTTCTGAAAATATAACAAACTATATTAATGAAGGAGAAAGAGAAGCAGGCGATACAGATTTTGACTACGCTTGCTTATCAGATGAATACGCTGAAGAAGCGAGAGAAGGTCTTATTGAGGAAAAAGGATTTTTCATTCTTCCGTCTGAGCTATTTTGTAATGTAAGAGCAAAAGCAAAAGATGATGATAATCTTAATGAAACACTTGAAAGGGTATTTCGTCATATAGAAGAATCTGCAAAAGGTAGCGAATCAGAATCAGATTTTGCTGGTCTTTTTGATGACTTTGATGTTAATAATAATAAACTTGGCTCAACTGTCGCAAAGAGAAACGAAAAACTTTGCAAACTTCTTGATGGTATAGCTGATATGAATCTTGGTTATGTTAAGAATCACGATATAGATGCTTTTGGTGATGCTTATGAGTATCTTATGACAATGTATGCGTCAAATGCAGGTAAATCCGGTGGAGAGTTCTTTACTCCTGCTGATGTATCAGAGCTTCTTACAAGACTTGGTACTGTTGGAAAAACTGAAATTAATAAGGTATATGATCCAGCATGTGGTTCAGGTTCGCTACTTTTAAAAGCGGAAAAGTTACTTGGGAAGGATAAAATTCGCAATGGATTCTACGGGCAAGAGATAAATATTACAACTTATAACTTATGTAGAATTAACATGTTTTTACACGATATAGGTTTTGATAAATTTAATATAGCTTGTGAGGATACACTTACAGCACCTGCTCATTGGGATGATGAACCTTTTGAATTAATTGTTTCAAATCCACCTTATTCTATAAAATGGGCTGGGAATGATAATCCATTACTTATAAATGATCCACGTTTTGCTCCTGCAGGAGTACTTGCACCAAAGAGTAAAGCAGACTTAGCATTTATAATGCACAGTCTTTCTTGGCTTGCTCCAAATGGAACTGCTGCAATCGTATGTTTCCCAGGAATTATGTATCGTGGTGGTGCAGAACAGAAAATACGTAAATACTTAATTGACAATAACTTTGTAGACTGTATTATACAGTTACCTTCTAATCTATTCTTTGGTACTTCCATTGCAACTTGTATCATGGTACTTAAGAAAAACAAATCAGATAATAGAACGTTATTTATTGATGCAACTAATGAATTTGTTAAGGCAACAAATAACAATCATATGACGCAAGAAAATATGGATAAGATTGTGGACTGTTTTGCAAATCGTAATGAGGTTAAACACTTCTCGCATCTTGCTACATATGATGAAGTTGCAGAAAATGACTATAATCTTTCTGTATCTACTTATGTTGAAGCAGAAGATACAAGAGAAAAGATTGATATTGTAAAACTTAATGCGGAAATTAAAGAAATTGTTGCTCGTGAAGAAGCATTAAGAAAAGCAATCGATGAAATTATTGCAGAAATAGAGGTGCAGTAA
- the add gene encoding adenosine deaminase — MVKVEESEVLVMDCHHIPKIELHCHLDGSVRPKTIIDLAKKDGIELPSYDLEEIEKLSIAPMECSSLDEYLKRFDLPLAVMQSGENIEKIVFELMEDALFENVKYMEIRFAPVLHTKNGMSQKEVIQSAINGIKRAEMFFNIEATLILCCMKHLSEEDAIETIEAGKKFIGKGVSAVDLAGGEEEGFADKFVNAMKLAKEYGYHITVHAGEAASAQNVIDSIEKLGAERIGHGVRIENNEETYNLVKEKGVMLEICPTSNVQTKAVDSMKNHPIRRFLDDGIKISVNTDNRTVSNTSMSDEFEVCRDVFGFGEEEFRKVYAHSVNALFVDDKKKEKLLRVLNQ; from the coding sequence ATGGTAAAAGTTGAAGAAAGTGAGGTTTTAGTTATGGATTGTCATCATATTCCTAAGATTGAGTTACATTGTCATTTGGATGGTAGTGTTAGACCAAAGACTATTATAGATTTAGCTAAGAAGGATGGTATTGAGCTTCCTTCTTATGATTTAGAGGAGATTGAGAAGCTTTCTATTGCTCCAATGGAGTGTAGTTCTCTTGATGAGTATTTGAAGAGGTTTGATCTTCCACTAGCTGTTATGCAGAGTGGTGAAAATATAGAAAAGATTGTGTTTGAGCTTATGGAGGACGCACTTTTTGAGAATGTGAAGTATATGGAAATTAGGTTTGCGCCGGTGCTACATACTAAAAATGGTATGAGCCAGAAAGAGGTTATTCAGAGTGCGATAAACGGGATTAAGAGAGCTGAGATGTTCTTTAATATAGAAGCGACTTTGATTCTTTGTTGTATGAAGCATCTTAGCGAGGAAGATGCGATAGAAACAATTGAAGCTGGTAAAAAGTTTATCGGTAAAGGTGTGTCTGCTGTGGATTTAGCTGGCGGTGAAGAAGAAGGATTTGCAGATAAGTTTGTAAATGCTATGAAACTTGCTAAAGAATACGGATATCATATAACTGTTCACGCAGGTGAAGCAGCTTCTGCACAGAATGTTATAGATTCTATTGAAAAGCTTGGTGCTGAGAGAATTGGGCATGGAGTTAGGATAGAGAATAATGAGGAAACGTATAATTTAGTGAAGGAAAAAGGTGTGATGCTTGAGATTTGTCCGACAAGTAATGTTCAAACTAAGGCTGTAGATTCTATGAAAAATCATCCAATCAGAAGATTTTTAGATGATGGAATTAAGATTTCTGTGAATACAGATAATAGAACTGTTTCTAATACATCTATGTCAGATGAGTTTGAGGTTTGCAGAGATGTGTTTGGTTTTGGTGAGGAAGAGTTTAGAAAGGTTTATGCCCATTCTGTTAATGCATTGTTTGTGGATGATAAGAAGAAGGAAAAATTATTGAGAGTATTAAATCAGTAG
- a CDS encoding Mrp/NBP35 family ATP-binding protein, with the protein MSNCSNCPSKGSCNNKEHCSIENNPQNHIGKIIGIMSGKGGVGKSTITALTANQLAKQGYSVGILDADITGPSIPRLMGVKDAKALSDGESIFPVVNGNGIKVMSINLMMDDENEPVIWRGPILGGVVKQFYTDVIWGDLDYLLIDMPPGTGDVALTVMQNIPINGTVMVSVPQDLVSMIVSKAVNMAKKMDIPVYGVVENMSYIECPDCGKKIKLFEGEGTDGFLEGLGLDLLAELPMSKEVIDITHNGVNETSEKIEKIIDGVVSKIK; encoded by the coding sequence ATGTCAAATTGTAGTAATTGCCCATCAAAAGGGTCATGTAATAATAAGGAACACTGTTCAATAGAAAATAACCCACAGAATCATATAGGTAAAATAATAGGTATAATGAGTGGTAAAGGAGGAGTTGGTAAGTCTACTATAACTGCTCTTACTGCTAATCAGTTAGCAAAACAGGGATATTCAGTAGGTATATTAGATGCTGATATAACTGGACCAAGTATACCAAGACTTATGGGAGTTAAAGATGCTAAAGCTTTAAGCGATGGAGAAAGTATATTCCCAGTTGTTAATGGTAACGGAATAAAAGTTATGTCTATAAATCTTATGATGGATGATGAAAATGAACCAGTTATCTGGAGAGGTCCAATATTAGGTGGAGTTGTTAAACAGTTCTACACAGACGTAATATGGGGAGATTTAGATTATCTATTAATAGATATGCCTCCAGGAACAGGTGATGTAGCTTTAACAGTTATGCAGAATATACCAATAAACGGAACTGTTATGGTTTCTGTACCTCAGGATCTTGTATCTATGATAGTTTCAAAAGCTGTTAATATGGCTAAGAAAATGGATATACCTGTATATGGTGTTGTTGAAAATATGAGTTATATAGAATGTCCAGACTGTGGTAAGAAGATAAAATTATTCGAAGGTGAAGGAACAGATGGATTCCTTGAAGGTTTAGGATTAGATTTATTAGCTGAGTTACCAATGAGCAAAGAAGTTATAGATATAACTCACAATGGTGTAAACGAAACTAGTGAAAAAATAGAAAAAATAATAGATGGAGTAGTATCTAAAATAAAATAA
- a CDS encoding Na/Pi cotransporter family protein, translating to MQTAITLLGGLGMFLYGMTVMGEGLQKAAGSKLKKIIEMLTSNVVMGVLVGTVVTGIIQSSSATTVMVVGFVNAGIMTLSQAIGVIMGANIGTTVTAQLVSFSLEDIAPIALGIGIIFYMFTSKEKTKQVAEILIGFGLLFTGMEFMKEAVAPLSELQSFRDALLFLSKNPILGILAGFAITGIVQSSSASMGMLIALASQGLVPITAALPILYGDNIGTCVTSLISSLGASRNAKRAAVMHLSFNVIGTLLFMLVLNKPIVAVVQHLDPANTARQIANAHTLFNLINVIILLPFSKYIVKLAERLVPVKEEEIELATANTTKYIDERMFETPSIALGNTVQEVARMGEKAKKAYTYAMEGLRTRDSKAIDKAFTYETTVNTLHKSILNYLLKLSNTNINSDERIKADLLFHVVNDLERISDHAENIAEIDKLAVDGDTKFSDVAKSEIDEIAALLLKNIDSSIEYINTKNHDLYDEIEKTEEEVNMLVKQYRNEHLKRLGDGVCTVDSGILFLDLLTNFERISDHCSNIAEKFNSLK from the coding sequence ATGCAGACAGCAATCACTTTATTAGGCGGTTTAGGAATGTTCCTGTACGGAATGACAGTAATGGGAGAGGGACTTCAGAAAGCTGCAGGAAGCAAACTTAAAAAAATAATAGAAATGCTTACAAGTAACGTTGTAATGGGTGTACTTGTAGGGACAGTAGTAACAGGAATCATACAGAGTTCAAGTGCAACTACAGTAATGGTAGTTGGTTTCGTTAATGCAGGGATAATGACATTATCTCAGGCAATAGGTGTTATAATGGGGGCTAATATAGGTACAACAGTAACAGCTCAGTTAGTTTCATTTAGCTTAGAGGACATAGCTCCAATAGCACTAGGTATCGGTATTATATTCTATATGTTTACATCTAAAGAAAAAACAAAACAGGTAGCAGAAATATTAATCGGTTTTGGTCTTTTATTTACAGGTATGGAATTTATGAAAGAAGCAGTTGCTCCTTTATCAGAATTACAGAGTTTTAGAGATGCGTTATTATTCTTAAGTAAAAATCCAATACTTGGAATATTAGCAGGGTTCGCAATAACAGGTATAGTTCAGAGTTCTTCAGCGTCAATGGGTATGCTGATAGCACTTGCATCACAGGGACTAGTTCCAATAACAGCAGCATTACCTATACTTTACGGGGACAACATAGGTACTTGTGTAACTTCACTTATATCAAGTTTAGGTGCTAGTAGAAATGCAAAAAGAGCAGCAGTAATGCACTTATCATTCAACGTAATAGGTACATTATTATTCATGTTAGTGCTTAATAAACCAATAGTTGCAGTTGTTCAGCATCTAGATCCAGCTAACACAGCTAGACAGATAGCAAATGCACATACACTATTCAATCTTATAAACGTTATAATATTACTACCTTTCTCTAAATACATAGTTAAATTAGCAGAAAGATTAGTTCCAGTTAAAGAAGAAGAAATAGAATTAGCTACAGCTAATACTACTAAATACATAGACGAAAGAATGTTTGAAACTCCTTCAATAGCTCTTGGAAACACTGTTCAGGAAGTTGCAAGAATGGGTGAAAAAGCTAAAAAAGCATATACTTATGCGATGGAAGGTCTTAGAACTAGAGATTCAAAAGCGATAGATAAAGCATTTACTTATGAAACAACAGTAAATACACTACATAAGAGTATATTAAACTACTTACTAAAATTATCTAATACTAATATAAATAGTGATGAGAGAATTAAAGCAGATTTATTATTCCATGTAGTAAACGACTTAGAAAGAATTTCAGATCATGCGGAAAATATAGCAGAAATAGATAAATTAGCAGTAGACGGAGATACAAAATTCTCTGATGTAGCTAAGAGTGAGATAGATGAAATAGCAGCGTTACTATTAAAGAATATAGATTCATCAATAGAGTATATAAATACTAAAAATCATGATTTATATGATGAAATAGAAAAAACTGAGGAAGAAGTTAATATGTTAGTTAAACAGTACAGAAATGAACATTTAAAGAGACTTGGAGACGGTGTTTGTACTGTAGATTCAGGAATATTATTCCTAGACTTATTAACTAACTTCGAAAGAATTTCTGACCACTGCTCAAATATAGCAGAGAAATTCAATTCATTAAAATAA
- a CDS encoding TSUP family transporter, with protein MEITLKTFIIICPFLFLAGLIDAIGGGGGLISLPAYLIAGLPPHTAIATNKMSSTFGTTLATLRFIKNKLVNFKLAVPAVIAAIIGSSIGAHISLLVDDKVMIYVLVLVLPISAFFVLNKKTFHDYGSDEIVLDKRTYVTACVAAFFIGIYDGFYGPGTGTFLIIAFTVFAKMSVKTSNAQAKVINLTTNITALIIFILNGQVMFMIGIVAAICNMIGGYIGAGLVMKNGARIVKPSILFALFLLVLKVTGII; from the coding sequence ATGGAAATTACATTAAAGACATTTATAATTATCTGCCCATTTTTGTTTTTGGCAGGTTTAATAGATGCAATTGGTGGTGGAGGTGGACTGATTTCTCTTCCTGCGTATTTAATTGCAGGACTTCCACCACATACAGCAATTGCAACGAACAAGATGTCCTCTACATTTGGGACTACACTTGCTACTTTGCGATTTATTAAAAATAAATTGGTAAACTTCAAATTGGCGGTACCAGCAGTTATTGCAGCAATTATTGGTTCATCAATTGGAGCACATATTTCTTTGCTTGTAGATGATAAAGTGATGATATACGTTTTAGTTTTGGTTTTACCAATATCTGCATTTTTTGTGCTTAATAAAAAAACATTCCACGATTATGGTTCTGATGAGATTGTTTTGGATAAACGCACATATGTAACCGCATGTGTAGCAGCGTTTTTCATAGGGATATATGATGGATTTTATGGACCAGGAACGGGAACATTTTTAATAATAGCGTTCACTGTATTTGCAAAAATGAGTGTAAAAACATCAAATGCACAGGCGAAAGTGATAAACCTTACAACAAATATTACCGCACTTATTATCTTTATTTTGAACGGGCAAGTAATGTTTATGATTGGGATAGTAGCTGCAATATGCAACATGATAGGAGGATATATAGGTGCTGGGCTTGTAATGAAAAATGGTGCGAGAATTGTAAAACCGAGTATATTATTTGCATTATTCTTGCTTGTACTAAAAGTAACTGGGATTATATAA
- a CDS encoding lysophospholipid acyltransferase family protein, whose protein sequence is MFNYIKFRIMQIFGFISSIPQLNKFRKDPDKYTSDEKFAFLKKLAAKSLKKVKINVNVIGRERIPKEPVLFVINHSSMLDSYILVDSVDRGIGCVIADEPVWRKIPIASKWIELSKCVFINRKNNREGMKAINQAADNIKNNHSMAIFPEGDLTWVKDDNAYISDFRSGALKIAYKAKCPIVPMVIKNSKGTYEGYQPVGKINSKDVEVEFLNPVYKHIENPRYKTVELGEEIRESMIEKMREFDNAKCERAAV, encoded by the coding sequence TTGTTTAACTATATAAAATTCCGGATTATGCAGATTTTCGGATTTATCTCATCAATTCCACAGCTGAATAAGTTTAGAAAGGATCCAGACAAATACACATCTGATGAAAAGTTCGCTTTTCTAAAAAAATTAGCTGCTAAATCATTAAAAAAGGTTAAAATCAATGTAAATGTAATCGGTAGAGAGAGAATTCCAAAAGAACCTGTTCTTTTCGTTATTAACCACTCTAGTATGCTTGATAGCTATATATTAGTAGATAGTGTTGATAGGGGTATCGGTTGTGTAATTGCAGATGAGCCAGTTTGGAGAAAGATTCCTATCGCAAGCAAGTGGATTGAACTTTCAAAATGTGTGTTTATCAACAGAAAAAATAATCGTGAAGGTATGAAGGCAATAAATCAAGCTGCTGACAATATAAAAAATAATCACTCTATGGCTATCTTCCCAGAAGGTGATTTAACTTGGGTTAAAGACGACAATGCATATATCTCAGACTTTAGATCTGGTGCATTAAAAATCGCTTACAAAGCAAAATGCCCTATTGTTCCAATGGTTATAAAAAATTCTAAAGGAACTTATGAAGGTTATCAGCCAGTTGGAAAAATCAACTCTAAAGATGTTGAAGTTGAATTCTTAAATCCAGTTTACAAACACATAGAAAATCCAAGATACAAAACTGTAGAGCTTGGAGAAGAAATCAGAGAATCAATGATTGAAAAAATGAGAGAATTTGACAATGCTAAATGCGAACGTGCTGCTGTTTAG
- the hemB gene encoding porphobilinogen synthase, which produces MLKRPRRLRISKAMRNLVRETKIDVDDLIYPLFVVEGENIKEEIPSLPDVYHFSVDMLEAEIKEIVELGIEHVIMFGIPGEKDACGSEAFADNGIVQRAVRKIKEVAPEMNVITDVCMCQYTSHGHCGILTEKGYVDNDQTLEYLAKIAVSHAKAGADMVAPSDMMDGRIGALRNALDENGFETVGIMAYSAKYASSFYGPFRDAANSAPSFGDRKTYQMDPANSTEALRECALDIEEGADIIMVKPALSYLDVIRRVKDNFDMPLCAYNVSGEYSMLKLAVKEGLLNEDAIMEAVTSIKRAGADMIITYFAKDIAKKIK; this is translated from the coding sequence ATGTTAAAAAGACCTAGAAGACTTAGAATAAGCAAAGCAATGAGAAATTTAGTAAGAGAAACTAAAATAGATGTAGACGATCTTATATACCCACTATTCGTTGTTGAAGGTGAAAATATAAAAGAAGAAATACCTTCACTTCCAGATGTTTATCATTTTTCAGTAGATATGTTAGAAGCTGAAATAAAAGAAATAGTGGAATTAGGTATAGAACACGTTATAATGTTTGGTATACCAGGTGAAAAAGATGCTTGTGGTTCAGAAGCATTTGCAGATAACGGAATAGTTCAGAGAGCTGTTAGAAAAATAAAAGAAGTAGCTCCGGAGATGAACGTAATAACAGATGTTTGTATGTGCCAGTACACAAGCCACGGACACTGTGGAATATTAACAGAAAAAGGTTATGTTGATAATGACCAGACATTAGAATATTTAGCTAAGATAGCAGTTAGCCACGCAAAAGCAGGTGCTGATATGGTAGCTCCTTCTGACATGATGGACGGAAGAATAGGTGCTTTAAGAAATGCACTTGATGAAAACGGATTTGAAACAGTAGGAATAATGGCATACAGTGCAAAATATGCTTCAAGTTTCTACGGACCATTTAGAGATGCTGCAAACTCAGCTCCATCATTTGGAGATAGAAAAACTTATCAGATGGATCCAGCAAATAGCACAGAAGCTTTAAGAGAATGTGCTTTAGATATAGAAGAAGGAGCAGATATAATAATGGTTAAACCTGCACTTTCTTACTTAGACGTTATAAGAAGAGTTAAGGATAACTTTGATATGCCACTTTGTGCATACAATGTTTCTGGTGAGTATTCAATGCTTAAGTTAGCAGTTAAGGAAGGTCTTTTAAATGAAGATGCTATAATGGAAGCAGTTACTTCAATAAAAAGAGCTGGTGCGGATATGATAATAACATACTTCGCCAAAGATATCGCTAAGAAAATAAAATAA